One Pongo pygmaeus isolate AG05252 chromosome 10, NHGRI_mPonPyg2-v2.0_pri, whole genome shotgun sequence genomic window carries:
- the B3GNT4 gene encoding N-acetyllactosaminide beta-1,3-N-acetylglucosaminyltransferase 4 isoform X1, protein MLPPQPSAAHQGRGGRSGLLPKGPAMLRRLGWLVSYSLAVLLLGCLLFLRKEAKPAGDPTAHQPFWAPPAPRHSWCPPNHTVSSASLSLPSRHRLFLTYRHCRNFSILLEPSGCSKDTFLLLAIKSQPGHVEHRAAIRSTWGRVGGRARGRQLKLVFLLGVAGPTPPAQLLAYESREFDDILQWDFTEDFFNLTLKELHLQRWVMAACPQAHFMLKGDDDVFVHVPNVLEFLDGWDPAQDLLVGDVIRQALPNRNTKVKYFIPPSMYRATHYPPYAGGGGYVMSRATVQRLQAIMEEAELFPIDDVFVGMCLRRLGLSPMHHAGFKTFGIRSPLDPLDPCLYRGLLLVHRLSPLEMWTMWALVTDEGLKCAAAPIPQR, encoded by the exons ATGCTTCCTCCCCAGCCTTCCGCAGCCCACCAGGGAAGGGGCGGTAGGAGTGGCCTTTTACCAAAG GGACCGGCGATGCTCCGCAGGCTGGGCTGGCTGGTCTCATACAGCTTGGCTGTGCTGTTGCTCGGCTGCCTGCTCTTCCTGAGGAAGGAGGCCAAGCCCGCAGGAGACCCCACAGCCCACCAGCCTTTCTGGGCTCCCCCAGCGCCCCGTCACAGCTGGTGTCCACCCAACCACACAGTGTCTAGCGCCTCTCTGTCCCTGCCTAGCCGTCACCGTCTCTTCTTGACATATCGCCACTGCCGAAATTTCTCTATCTTGCTGGAGCCTTCAGGCTGTTCCAAGGATACCTTCTTGCTCCTGGCCATCAAGTCACAGCCTGGTCACGTGGAGCACCGTGCGGCTATCCGCAGCacgtggggcagggtggggggccGGGCTAGGGGTCGGCAGCTGAAGCTGGTGTTCCTCCTAGGGGTGGCAGGACCCACTCCCCCAGCCCAGCTGCTGGCCTATGAGAGTAGGGAGTTTGATGACATCCTCCAGTGGGACTTCACTGAGGACTTCTTCAACCTGACGCTCAAGGAGCTGCACCTGCAGCGCTGGGTGATGGCTGCCTGCCCCCAGGCCCATTTCATGCTAAAGGGAGATGACGATGTCTTTGTCCACGTCCCCAACGTGTTAGAGTTCCTGGATGGCTGGGACCCGGCCCAGGACCTCCTGGTGGGAGATGTCATCCGCCAAGCCCTGCCCAACAGGAACACTAAGGTCAAATACTTCATCCCACCCTCAATGTACAGAGCCACCCACTACCCACCCTATGCTGGTGGGGGAGGGTATGTCATGTCCAGAGCCACGGTGCAGCGCCTCCAGGCTATCATGGAAGAGGCTGAACTCTTCCCCATTGATGATGTCTTTGTGGGTATGTGCCTGAGGAGGCTGGGGCTCAGCCCCATGCACCATGCTGGCTTCAAGACATTTGGAATCCGGAGTCCCCTGGACCCCTTAGACCCCTGCCTGTATAGGGGGCTCCTGCTGGTGCACCGCCTCAGCCCCCTCGAGATGTGGACCATGTGGGCACTGGTGACAGATGAGGGGCTCAAGTGTGCAGCCGCCCCCATACCCCAGCGCTGA
- the B3GNT4 gene encoding N-acetyllactosaminide beta-1,3-N-acetylglucosaminyltransferase 4 isoform X2: MLRRLGWLVSYSLAVLLLGCLLFLRKEAKPAGDPTAHQPFWAPPAPRHSWCPPNHTVSSASLSLPSRHRLFLTYRHCRNFSILLEPSGCSKDTFLLLAIKSQPGHVEHRAAIRSTWGRVGGRARGRQLKLVFLLGVAGPTPPAQLLAYESREFDDILQWDFTEDFFNLTLKELHLQRWVMAACPQAHFMLKGDDDVFVHVPNVLEFLDGWDPAQDLLVGDVIRQALPNRNTKVKYFIPPSMYRATHYPPYAGGGGYVMSRATVQRLQAIMEEAELFPIDDVFVGMCLRRLGLSPMHHAGFKTFGIRSPLDPLDPCLYRGLLLVHRLSPLEMWTMWALVTDEGLKCAAAPIPQR, encoded by the coding sequence ATGCTCCGCAGGCTGGGCTGGCTGGTCTCATACAGCTTGGCTGTGCTGTTGCTCGGCTGCCTGCTCTTCCTGAGGAAGGAGGCCAAGCCCGCAGGAGACCCCACAGCCCACCAGCCTTTCTGGGCTCCCCCAGCGCCCCGTCACAGCTGGTGTCCACCCAACCACACAGTGTCTAGCGCCTCTCTGTCCCTGCCTAGCCGTCACCGTCTCTTCTTGACATATCGCCACTGCCGAAATTTCTCTATCTTGCTGGAGCCTTCAGGCTGTTCCAAGGATACCTTCTTGCTCCTGGCCATCAAGTCACAGCCTGGTCACGTGGAGCACCGTGCGGCTATCCGCAGCacgtggggcagggtggggggccGGGCTAGGGGTCGGCAGCTGAAGCTGGTGTTCCTCCTAGGGGTGGCAGGACCCACTCCCCCAGCCCAGCTGCTGGCCTATGAGAGTAGGGAGTTTGATGACATCCTCCAGTGGGACTTCACTGAGGACTTCTTCAACCTGACGCTCAAGGAGCTGCACCTGCAGCGCTGGGTGATGGCTGCCTGCCCCCAGGCCCATTTCATGCTAAAGGGAGATGACGATGTCTTTGTCCACGTCCCCAACGTGTTAGAGTTCCTGGATGGCTGGGACCCGGCCCAGGACCTCCTGGTGGGAGATGTCATCCGCCAAGCCCTGCCCAACAGGAACACTAAGGTCAAATACTTCATCCCACCCTCAATGTACAGAGCCACCCACTACCCACCCTATGCTGGTGGGGGAGGGTATGTCATGTCCAGAGCCACGGTGCAGCGCCTCCAGGCTATCATGGAAGAGGCTGAACTCTTCCCCATTGATGATGTCTTTGTGGGTATGTGCCTGAGGAGGCTGGGGCTCAGCCCCATGCACCATGCTGGCTTCAAGACATTTGGAATCCGGAGTCCCCTGGACCCCTTAGACCCCTGCCTGTATAGGGGGCTCCTGCTGGTGCACCGCCTCAGCCCCCTCGAGATGTGGACCATGTGGGCACTGGTGACAGATGAGGGGCTCAAGTGTGCAGCCGCCCCCATACCCCAGCGCTGA
- the DIABLO gene encoding diablo IAP-binding mitochondrial protein isoform X3: MKSDFYFQKSEPHSLSSEALMRRAVSLVTDSTSTFLSQTTYALIEAITEYTKAVYTLISLYRQYTSLLGKMNSQEEDEVWQVIIGARAEMTSKHQEYLKLETTWMTAVGLSEMAAEAAYQTGADQASITARNHIQLVKLQVEEVHQLSRKAETKLAEAQIEELRQKTQEEGEERAESEQEAYLRED; this comes from the exons ATGAAATCTGACTTCTACTTCCAG AAATCGGAGCCTCATTCCCTTAGTAGTGAAGCATTGATGAGGAGAGCGGTGTCTTTGGTAACAGATAGCACCTCTACCtttctctctcagaccacatATGCATTGATTGAAGCTATTACTGAATATACTAAG GCTGTTTATACCTTAATTTCTCTTTACCGACAATATACAAGTTTACTTGGGAAAATGAATTCACAGGAGGAAGATGAAGTGTGGCAGGTGATCATAGGAGCCAGAGCTGAG ATGACTTCAAAACACCAAGAGTacttgaagctggaaaccacttGGATGACTGCAGTTGGGCTTTCAGAGATGGCAGCAGAAGCTGCATATCAAACTG GCGCAGATCAGGCCTCTATAACCGCCAGGAATCACATTCAGCTGGTGAAACTGCAGGTGGAGGAGGTGCACCAGCTCTCCCGGAAAGCAGAAACCAAGCTGGCAGAAGCACAGATAGAAGAGCTCCGTCAGAAAAcacaggaggaaggggaggagcgGGCGGAGTCGGAGCAGGAGGCCTACCTGCGTGAGGATTGA
- the DIABLO gene encoding diablo IAP-binding mitochondrial protein isoform X1: MAVLKSWLSRSVTLLFRYRQCLCVPVVANFKKRCFSELIRPWHKTVTVGFGVTLCAVPIAQKSEPHSLSSEALMRRAVSLVTDSTSTFLSQTTYALIEAITEYTKAVYTLISLYRQYTSLLGKMNSQEEDEVWQVIIGARAEMTSKHQEYLKLETTWMTAVGLSEMAAEAAYQTGADQASITARNHIQLVKLQVEEVHQLSRKAETKLAEAQIEELRQKTQEEGEERAESEQEAYLRED, from the exons ATGGCGGTTCTAAAGAGTTGGCTGTCGCGCAGCGTAACCTTACTCTTCAG GTACAGACAGTGTTTGTGTGTTCCTGTTGTGGCTAACTTTAAGAAGCGGTGTTTCTCAGAATTGATAAGACCATGGCACAAAACTGTGACGGTTGGCTTTGGAGTAACACTGTGTGCGGTTCCTATTGCACAG AAATCGGAGCCTCATTCCCTTAGTAGTGAAGCATTGATGAGGAGAGCGGTGTCTTTGGTAACAGATAGCACCTCTACCtttctctctcagaccacatATGCATTGATTGAAGCTATTACTGAATATACTAAG GCTGTTTATACCTTAATTTCTCTTTACCGACAATATACAAGTTTACTTGGGAAAATGAATTCACAGGAGGAAGATGAAGTGTGGCAGGTGATCATAGGAGCCAGAGCTGAG ATGACTTCAAAACACCAAGAGTacttgaagctggaaaccacttGGATGACTGCAGTTGGGCTTTCAGAGATGGCAGCAGAAGCTGCATATCAAACTG GCGCAGATCAGGCCTCTATAACCGCCAGGAATCACATTCAGCTGGTGAAACTGCAGGTGGAGGAGGTGCACCAGCTCTCCCGGAAAGCAGAAACCAAGCTGGCAGAAGCACAGATAGAAGAGCTCCGTCAGAAAAcacaggaggaaggggaggagcgGGCGGAGTCGGAGCAGGAGGCCTACCTGCGTGAGGATTGA
- the DIABLO gene encoding diablo IAP-binding mitochondrial protein isoform X2, with the protein MAVLKSWLSRSVTLLFRYRQCLCVPVVANFKKRCFSELIRPWHKTVTVGFGVTLCAVPIAQKSEPHSLSSEALMRRAVSLVTDSTSTFLSQTTYALIEAITEYTKAVYTLISLYRQYTSLLGKMNSQEEDEVWQVIIGARAEMTSKHQEYLKLETTWMTAVGLSEMAAEAAYQTDGENETWNHSQWQNQDKLFIYVRLRGKHFVGTFCM; encoded by the exons ATGGCGGTTCTAAAGAGTTGGCTGTCGCGCAGCGTAACCTTACTCTTCAG GTACAGACAGTGTTTGTGTGTTCCTGTTGTGGCTAACTTTAAGAAGCGGTGTTTCTCAGAATTGATAAGACCATGGCACAAAACTGTGACGGTTGGCTTTGGAGTAACACTGTGTGCGGTTCCTATTGCACAG AAATCGGAGCCTCATTCCCTTAGTAGTGAAGCATTGATGAGGAGAGCGGTGTCTTTGGTAACAGATAGCACCTCTACCtttctctctcagaccacatATGCATTGATTGAAGCTATTACTGAATATACTAAG GCTGTTTATACCTTAATTTCTCTTTACCGACAATATACAAGTTTACTTGGGAAAATGAATTCACAGGAGGAAGATGAAGTGTGGCAGGTGATCATAGGAGCCAGAGCTGAG ATGACTTCAAAACACCAAGAGTacttgaagctggaaaccacttGGATGACTGCAGTTGGGCTTTCAGAGATGGCAGCAGAAGCTGCATATCAAACTG atggagaaAATGAGACCTGGAATCATAGTCAGTGGCAAAACCAGGACAAATTATTTATCTATGTCAGGCTTCGTGGTAAGCATTTCGTAGGCActttttgtatgtga
- the LOC129009255 gene encoding uncharacterized LOC128125816 homolog — MPASSTVHVLQLLRELLAFVLLSYTVLIGALLLAGWTTYFLVLK; from the coding sequence ATGCCGGCCTCGTCCACCGTCCACGTGCTGCAGCTGCTGCGGGAGCTGCTCGCCTTCGTGCTCCTCAGCTACACTGTGCTCATCGGGGCGCTGCTGCTGGCCGGCTGGACCACTTACTTCCTGGTGCTGAAGTGA